Proteins found in one Nitrosopumilus maritimus SCM1 genomic segment:
- a CDS encoding DNA-binding protein, with protein sequence MSFPESNDQPQDNTNHELAAQKEQILKQILVPEARMRLNNIKMVKPELADLVEQYLIGMATQGKIPGQITDDQLKQILLSTQQPKREFKFNRV encoded by the coding sequence ATGAGTTTTCCTGAATCAAACGATCAACCTCAAGACAATACAAATCACGAACTAGCTGCACAAAAAGAACAGATTCTAAAACAAATCCTAGTTCCTGAAGCAAGAATGAGATTAAACAATATCAAAATGGTAAAACCAGAACTGGCTGATTTAGTTGAACAATATTTGATAGGAATGGCAACTCAGGGAAAAATCCCTGGACAAATTACAGACGATCAACTAAAGCAAATTTTACTTTCAACCCAACAACCAAAACGTGAATTTAAGTTTAATCGTGTCTGA
- the ribH gene encoding 6,7-dimethyl-8-ribityllumazine synthase, which yields MNIAIVVSEFNDEVTSRMLSVAQEKADSLKLKITYTCSVPGAYDMPIIVDTLLQKNDVDAVVTLGAIIKGQTKHDEVISHAAAQALTDLSIKHQKPVSLGISGPGMQERHAHARIRPVAERAVEAVVKISSELKRIQK from the coding sequence TTGAATATTGCTATAGTGGTTTCGGAATTCAATGACGAAGTGACATCTAGAATGCTTTCAGTAGCACAAGAAAAAGCTGATTCATTGAAATTAAAAATAACCTATACTTGTTCTGTTCCAGGCGCATATGATATGCCCATAATTGTTGATACGTTGTTACAAAAAAATGATGTTGATGCTGTAGTCACTTTGGGTGCCATTATCAAAGGTCAAACCAAACATGATGAGGTTATTTCTCATGCTGCTGCTCAGGCACTTACTGATTTATCGATTAAACACCAAAAACCTGTATCTTTAGGAATATCTGGTCCTGGAATGCAGGAAAGACATGCCCATGCCCGAATTAGACCTGTAGCTGAACGTGCCGTAGAAGCAGTCGTAAAGATTTCATCAGAACTCAAAAGGATTCAAAAATGA
- a CDS encoding tetratricopeptide repeat protein, whose translation MVNLLDPSNVITRMFNAGKYEEMYNYCKSLLEKIPNDMVALQNICLSLIYLEKYQEAISYCDKVLEIKKSDTYALKNKIYALESLGEYQQVLKLCEEILSSNPKDSWALNSMGLSLNESNQHKEALEYYEKALAIDPTDVTALMNKAISHSHLGDYEVAVEFYDKAQMVDSSLKEIPLAKSKLFEKLGDSDNAFLAAQGVLNKDMEKIKIAAKENKCSLFHQVCENEFEELDSKKSKMKIN comes from the coding sequence ATGGTTAATCTGTTAGATCCTAGCAATGTCATAACTAGAATGTTTAATGCAGGAAAATATGAAGAGATGTATAATTATTGCAAGAGTCTCCTAGAAAAAATCCCCAATGATATGGTTGCACTTCAAAATATCTGCTTGTCTTTAATTTATCTTGAAAAATATCAAGAAGCTATATCTTATTGTGATAAGGTCCTTGAAATAAAAAAATCAGATACATATGCATTGAAAAATAAAATTTATGCATTAGAAAGTTTAGGTGAGTACCAACAAGTTCTAAAATTATGTGAAGAAATTCTCTCTTCTAACCCTAAAGATTCATGGGCGTTGAATAGTATGGGATTGTCATTAAATGAATCAAATCAACACAAAGAGGCGCTTGAATACTATGAAAAAGCACTTGCGATAGACCCAACAGACGTTACAGCTTTGATGAACAAAGCAATATCTCACAGCCATTTGGGAGACTATGAAGTTGCAGTTGAATTTTATGATAAGGCTCAAATGGTAGATTCTAGCCTCAAAGAAATACCTCTTGCAAAATCGAAACTATTTGAAAAATTAGGAGATAGCGATAATGCATTTTTAGCAGCTCAAGGGGTTCTAAACAAAGATATGGAAAAAATCAAGATTGCAGCAAAAGAAAACAAATGCTCTCTTTTTCATCAGGTTTGTGAAAATGAATTTGAAGAATTAGATTCAAAAAAATCTAAAATGAAAATTAACTAA
- a CDS encoding adenosylcobalamin-dependent ribonucleoside-diphosphate reductase — translation MDNSQIENTINEIRKRSGAVTAFNKDKISNAIYKALAATSKADRGLADQLADNVVNKLVEQGFTSTRSPTVEDIQDIVESTLIDSGNSDIAKAYIVYRHERRKLRDEKMKVLNLKALDPVSKKFDLNCLRVLASRYLFRNGKNEIIESPTQMFERVAILVGIGDLMYDAQVFDKSGNTKQDVEEAKSYLEKLDAFDYKFKVGDYFFNKWHFRSLINHYVTLANKGHMKISFKELLTLLAAKKLDGYADKITEYFDLMVSQDFLPNSPTMMNAGGRLGQLSACFVLGMQDGMEEIMKSTSDAALIFKSGGGVGINYSDLREEGDIVASTSGVASGPVSFMNIINTVTEVVKQGGKRRGANMGIIEAWHPDVEKFITNKTEPGVLENFNVSVGVWEDFWHALVNTSDGNYVLRSPRDKKPVKEINAHQLIDLIALSAWKSAEPGLIFFDQINKYNVFAKARQAPLRATNPCGEQSLYPYESCNLGSINLVNLVKRQADGTYEFDWQRYEETIRKTTRFLDNIIDVNHYPVPEINVASKESRRIGLGVMGVADLLYKLRIPYNSKEGYELQSKLSEALTYYSMEESVALAKSRGEFPLCSKTEYPEGKIPVAGYYEKPKESHSYEWDALVEKIKQYGIRNVLTTTVAPTGTLSMIADCSNGMEPAFALVFEKRVTVGRFFYTNKIVEQVLKENNLYNDEILAKIADNYGSLKGIDEIPQWMQDVFVTAMDIHWSDHLMAQGVWQDWIGNAIAKTINMPYDVTAEDVKSAYLLAHEIGLKGITVYRDGSRHKQVLHMTSENAEKTFDVTPSEHVTNYVSTQITNPYIKSQVNAALALKVHDEEIKSEPIQQQEEVAEDRLCPTCKNNLVFVEGCSICIECGFSGCTSG, via the coding sequence ATGGATAATTCACAAATAGAAAATACTATCAATGAGATCCGTAAGCGCAGTGGCGCAGTAACGGCTTTCAATAAGGATAAAATTTCAAATGCCATTTACAAGGCATTGGCTGCCACCTCTAAAGCCGACCGTGGTCTAGCCGATCAGTTAGCAGATAATGTTGTTAACAAGTTAGTAGAGCAAGGCTTCACTAGTACGAGAAGCCCTACTGTTGAAGATATTCAAGATATTGTAGAGTCTACTTTGATTGACAGTGGCAATAGCGATATTGCAAAAGCCTACATTGTTTACAGACATGAGAGAAGAAAACTAAGAGACGAGAAAATGAAGGTCCTGAATCTAAAGGCCCTTGATCCAGTCTCCAAAAAGTTTGATTTGAATTGTCTTAGAGTTTTAGCATCAAGATACCTTTTCAGAAATGGAAAGAATGAGATTATTGAATCTCCAACTCAAATGTTTGAGAGAGTCGCAATACTTGTCGGAATTGGTGATCTCATGTATGACGCCCAAGTCTTTGACAAATCTGGAAATACAAAACAAGATGTAGAAGAAGCAAAGTCTTATCTTGAAAAACTAGATGCCTTTGATTACAAATTCAAAGTTGGAGACTATTTCTTCAACAAATGGCATTTCAGATCACTCATCAACCACTACGTAACACTTGCAAACAAAGGTCACATGAAGATAAGCTTCAAAGAACTTTTGACACTACTTGCAGCAAAGAAACTAGATGGCTATGCTGATAAAATCACAGAGTACTTTGATCTGATGGTTTCTCAAGACTTTTTGCCAAACTCTCCAACAATGATGAATGCAGGTGGCAGACTAGGTCAACTCTCTGCATGCTTTGTACTTGGAATGCAAGATGGCATGGAAGAAATCATGAAATCAACTTCTGATGCAGCATTAATCTTCAAATCTGGTGGTGGAGTTGGAATCAACTATTCTGATCTTCGTGAAGAAGGTGACATTGTAGCATCAACATCAGGTGTTGCATCCGGTCCGGTTTCCTTCATGAACATCATTAACACTGTAACTGAAGTTGTTAAACAAGGAGGAAAGAGACGTGGTGCAAACATGGGTATAATTGAAGCATGGCATCCAGATGTTGAAAAATTCATCACAAACAAAACAGAACCTGGTGTTTTAGAAAACTTTAACGTCAGCGTTGGTGTTTGGGAAGACTTTTGGCATGCACTTGTAAACACTAGTGATGGTAACTATGTTTTACGTAGTCCACGTGACAAAAAACCAGTTAAAGAAATTAACGCACACCAACTAATTGACTTGATTGCATTATCTGCATGGAAGAGTGCAGAACCTGGTTTGATCTTCTTTGATCAAATTAACAAATACAATGTATTTGCAAAAGCAAGACAAGCACCATTACGTGCAACAAATCCATGTGGTGAACAAAGTCTTTACCCATACGAATCATGCAATCTTGGTTCTATCAATTTAGTAAATCTCGTAAAGAGACAAGCAGATGGAACCTATGAATTTGATTGGCAAAGATATGAAGAAACAATCAGAAAGACTACAAGATTCCTTGATAACATCATTGATGTTAATCACTATCCAGTTCCAGAGATCAATGTAGCATCAAAGGAATCCCGAAGAATTGGATTAGGTGTAATGGGAGTAGCAGATCTCTTGTACAAACTAAGAATCCCATACAACTCTAAAGAGGGATATGAATTACAATCCAAACTATCTGAAGCCTTAACATACTATTCCATGGAAGAAAGTGTAGCCCTTGCCAAGTCTCGTGGTGAATTCCCACTGTGCTCCAAGACGGAATATCCTGAAGGAAAGATTCCTGTTGCAGGCTATTATGAAAAGCCAAAAGAATCTCACTCTTATGAATGGGATGCACTAGTTGAGAAAATCAAACAATATGGAATTAGAAATGTCCTAACAACAACAGTAGCTCCAACAGGTACTTTGTCAATGATTGCAGATTGTTCAAACGGAATGGAACCTGCATTTGCATTGGTATTTGAGAAGAGAGTTACTGTAGGAAGATTCTTCTATACAAACAAGATTGTTGAACAAGTCCTAAAAGAAAATAACCTATACAACGATGAAATCCTTGCAAAAATTGCAGACAACTATGGTTCATTGAAAGGAATTGATGAAATTCCTCAATGGATGCAAGATGTCTTTGTAACCGCAATGGACATTCACTGGTCTGATCACTTGATGGCTCAAGGTGTATGGCAAGACTGGATTGGAAATGCAATTGCAAAAACAATCAACATGCCATATGATGTAACTGCAGAAGATGTAAAATCTGCATATCTGTTGGCACATGAGATTGGTCTAAAAGGTATCACAGTGTACCGTGATGGCTCTAGACACAAACAAGTTCTTCATATGACAAGTGAAAATGCAGAAAAAACATTTGATGTTACACCAAGTGAACATGTAACAAACTATGTTTCAACACAAATCACAAACCCATACATCAAATCACAAGTTAATGCAGCACTTGCATTAAAGGTACATGACGAAGAAATCAAATCTGAACCAATTCAACAACAAGAAGAAGTTGCAGAAGATCGTCTATGTCCAACATGTAAGAACAACCTTGTATTTGTAGAAGGTTGCAGTATCTGCATTGAATGTGGATTTAGTGGTTGTACTTCTGGATAG
- a CDS encoding ribonuclease P protein component 4, whose translation MQILIQNAISNAKTDPELSQRQALLARRISTRHKIRMPYELRMVFCKKCKSFIAPGVNSRIRLGRASVKSIRISCYLCGHTYRKIISQ comes from the coding sequence ATGCAAATTCTAATACAAAATGCAATTAGTAACGCAAAAACCGATCCTGAACTCTCTCAACGCCAAGCTCTTCTTGCAAGACGAATTAGCACTCGACACAAAATCCGAATGCCTTATGAACTCCGGATGGTTTTTTGCAAAAAATGTAAATCATTCATTGCGCCTGGAGTAAATTCCCGAATTCGTTTGGGTAGAGCATCTGTCAAGTCGATCAGAATATCTTGCTACTTGTGTGGGCACACGTATCGCAAAATAATATCTCAATGA
- a CDS encoding zinc-binding dehydrogenase, translated as MKAVVYNEYAPDDNYAKILKVQDIDEPKPKADEVIFTNKASALNYNDIWGMRGVPVAVPLPHVSGSDVAGDVIAVGEDVKNFKVGDRVVSHSNLACRVCSACTDGREFDCTRRQVWGFQTGPLWGAYSEQIHLPEVNVSKIPDGVSYEDAAAASMTILTSWHMLVGRAKITPGQTVLVMGGGSGVGSFAIQIAKLYNCDVIATASPDKLDKCKELGADYAVDHRKDDWSKEVFKISKEIAKTKGEAPGIDLAFDHIGQTHFNKQLTLLKYGATLVSCGATTGYDAQIDLRHIFFKGINVLGSTQGTKAELDQGLYWMGQGKIKSIVDSVFTFEQAAEAHTKMLKGDFFGKIIMKPEGA; from the coding sequence ATGAAAGCAGTCGTATACAATGAATATGCACCAGATGATAATTACGCTAAGATCCTTAAAGTCCAGGATATAGACGAACCAAAACCAAAAGCAGATGAGGTAATTTTTACCAATAAAGCATCTGCCCTAAATTATAATGATATTTGGGGGATGAGAGGAGTTCCAGTAGCAGTTCCTCTTCCACATGTTTCAGGTTCTGATGTAGCTGGAGATGTTATCGCCGTAGGCGAAGATGTTAAAAATTTCAAAGTAGGTGACAGAGTTGTCTCTCACTCAAATCTTGCATGCAGAGTTTGTAGTGCATGTACTGATGGAAGAGAATTTGACTGTACCCGAAGACAAGTTTGGGGTTTCCAAACTGGACCACTATGGGGTGCATACTCTGAACAAATACACTTACCAGAAGTCAATGTTTCAAAAATTCCTGATGGAGTTTCATATGAAGATGCAGCAGCAGCTTCAATGACAATTCTTACCTCCTGGCACATGTTAGTTGGTAGAGCAAAGATTACTCCAGGACAAACAGTACTCGTAATGGGTGGTGGTTCTGGTGTCGGAAGCTTTGCAATTCAAATTGCTAAACTATACAACTGTGATGTCATTGCAACTGCAAGTCCTGACAAATTAGACAAATGTAAGGAACTTGGAGCAGATTATGCAGTAGACCACAGAAAAGACGACTGGAGTAAAGAAGTCTTCAAAATTTCAAAAGAAATTGCAAAAACAAAAGGTGAAGCACCTGGAATTGATCTTGCATTTGATCACATTGGTCAAACTCACTTCAACAAGCAACTAACATTGCTCAAGTATGGTGCAACACTAGTTTCATGTGGTGCAACAACAGGTTATGACGCACAAATAGATCTTAGACACATCTTCTTCAAAGGAATCAATGTCTTAGGTTCAACACAAGGAACTAAAGCTGAATTAGATCAAGGTCTATACTGGATGGGTCAAGGAAAGATAAAATCAATTGTTGACTCTGTCTTTACCTTCGAACAAGCAGCAGAGGCTCATACAAAGATGCTAAAGGGTGACTTCTTTGGCAAAATCATTATGAAGCCTGAAGGCGCTTAG
- a CDS encoding ribosome biogenesis protein yields MISVVLAESALELVPSELKHHQSVISHARKLGKLSSEILLDNSWHFAAMKGIINELKRGRPDLVHFSILEATTIPLYLKNKIKLYVHTIDDKVIYFGQNVHVPKSYHRFAGLIEKLYKEKKIIANNETLLEIKNKTFSELIDEINPSKIIGFSTKGTENSYEKIVSEINTDYCLVFGGFQKGHFSDSIEKKFAQMYSVGNEPFEGHTVVARMLYEYEKTIFM; encoded by the coding sequence ATGATTTCTGTAGTTTTAGCTGAATCAGCATTAGAACTTGTTCCATCTGAACTAAAACATCATCAATCAGTAATTTCTCATGCAAGAAAACTCGGAAAACTTTCATCGGAAATTCTACTAGATAACTCATGGCACTTTGCAGCAATGAAAGGAATCATCAATGAATTAAAGAGAGGTAGACCAGACCTTGTGCATTTTTCAATACTTGAAGCAACAACAATTCCACTTTATCTAAAAAACAAAATCAAACTCTATGTTCATACAATTGATGATAAGGTGATCTATTTTGGTCAAAATGTGCATGTGCCAAAATCTTATCATAGGTTTGCAGGATTGATTGAAAAATTGTATAAAGAAAAAAAGATAATTGCAAATAATGAAACACTACTTGAAATCAAAAATAAAACATTTTCAGAATTAATTGATGAAATAAACCCTTCAAAAATAATTGGATTCTCTACCAAGGGAACTGAAAATTCGTATGAAAAAATTGTATCTGAGATCAATACTGATTATTGTCTTGTGTTTGGAGGGTTCCAGAAAGGACATTTTTCAGATTCTATTGAAAAAAAATTTGCCCAGATGTATTCAGTTGGCAATGAACCCTTTGAAGGTCATACTGTTGTTGCCAGAATGCTCTATGAGTACGAAAAAACCATTTTTATGTAG
- a CDS encoding HpcH/HpaI aldolase/citrate lyase family protein: MTQLFRSLIFVPGNNPRFLEKAKKLQADIVCFDLEDSVPDNEKVNARKLIKTALKSKKSYESSIFVRTNSTLSGKIPADLKEIVQKGIDGIVIPKVNNTKELKKIEKIISELEKKRKLKPIQLIPSIESAEGVVNTYQIASSSKRVVAVVFGVFDLLNDLGVEYTKDADGAKYSRRKIPVDARAAGVAAIDAIWQDLKDSKGLENDCKVGKSLGYSGKSIIHPDHISVTHKLFHPNKNEIEWAEKVCKIYLESTKKGKGATTVEGKMIDEVHFKQAKALLDLVK, from the coding sequence ATGACTCAGCTCTTCAGAAGTCTCATTTTTGTTCCTGGAAACAATCCTAGATTTCTAGAAAAAGCAAAAAAACTTCAGGCTGATATTGTGTGCTTTGATTTAGAGGATTCTGTCCCAGACAATGAAAAAGTTAATGCAAGAAAGCTAATCAAAACTGCTCTCAAATCTAAAAAGTCATACGAGTCTTCAATTTTTGTTCGAACAAATTCCACTTTATCGGGCAAAATTCCTGCTGATCTTAAAGAAATTGTTCAAAAAGGAATTGATGGAATTGTTATTCCCAAAGTAAACAATACCAAAGAACTCAAAAAAATTGAAAAAATCATTTCAGAATTGGAGAAAAAACGAAAACTAAAACCAATACAACTAATTCCTTCAATTGAATCTGCAGAAGGTGTTGTTAATACATACCAAATCGCATCTAGCAGTAAAAGAGTAGTTGCAGTAGTCTTTGGCGTGTTTGATCTCCTAAATGATCTTGGTGTAGAATATACCAAAGATGCCGATGGAGCAAAATATTCTAGAAGAAAAATCCCTGTGGATGCACGAGCTGCCGGTGTAGCTGCAATAGATGCAATCTGGCAGGATCTCAAAGACTCAAAGGGATTAGAAAATGACTGCAAAGTTGGAAAAAGTTTGGGTTATTCTGGAAAAAGCATTATTCATCCAGATCATATTTCTGTAACTCACAAACTATTTCATCCAAACAAAAATGAAATAGAATGGGCTGAAAAAGTTTGCAAAATCTATCTTGAATCAACAAAGAAAGGAAAAGGTGCTACTACTGTTGAAGGGAAAATGATTGATGAAGTTCACTTTAAACAAGCAAAAGCCTTGCTTGATCTTGTAAAGTAG
- a CDS encoding 30S ribosomal protein S19e, whose amino-acid sequence MAKVYDVPADVLIGKLAEILKNEDIPAPSWIPFVKTGAHADKPPQNRDWWHTRCASIMRKIYLHGPIGINELRKDYGGGKPSGYGAAHHKDAGGAIIRNAIHGLEKLGYLEKVEKKGRIVSKQGMQKLDRLATEILKEMIVENPQLKVYT is encoded by the coding sequence ATGGCAAAGGTATACGATGTACCAGCAGATGTATTGATAGGAAAGCTAGCTGAGATCCTAAAAAATGAAGATATTCCAGCTCCTTCTTGGATTCCATTTGTAAAAACTGGAGCTCATGCTGACAAACCACCACAAAACCGTGATTGGTGGCATACTAGATGTGCTTCAATTATGAGAAAAATTTACCTTCATGGTCCAATTGGAATTAACGAATTAAGAAAAGATTATGGTGGCGGTAAACCATCTGGTTATGGTGCAGCTCATCACAAAGACGCTGGCGGTGCAATTATTAGAAATGCCATCCATGGACTAGAGAAATTAGGTTACTTGGAGAAGGTTGAGAAGAAAGGACGTATAGTTTCTAAACAAGGTATGCAAAAACTTGACAGATTAGCAACAGAAATTCTAAAAGAAATGATTGTTGAAAATCCTCAATTGAAAGTTTACACTTAG
- a CDS encoding riboflavin synthase translates to MFTGIVKGIGKVEKISKNTKNRSAVQMTVNLGKHAKGLKIGQSVALNGVCLTATKLSKSSCIFEMIEETTKKTDLGNLEVGGIVNIERSLKAGDRLEGHFVLGHVDGVGIIKKIQKKPKEVQVWFEVPKKLAKYVVKKGSIAVDGISLTVTDIKKNLASVSLIPHTIEVTNFQTKKVGDKVNIETDILGKYILK, encoded by the coding sequence ATGTTTACCGGAATTGTTAAAGGAATAGGTAAAGTAGAAAAAATTTCTAAAAATACAAAAAATCGAAGTGCAGTACAGATGACTGTAAATCTTGGTAAACATGCAAAGGGATTGAAAATTGGACAAAGTGTTGCCCTAAATGGTGTGTGTCTTACTGCAACAAAACTATCAAAATCTAGTTGTATATTTGAGATGATTGAAGAAACAACAAAGAAAACTGATCTTGGTAATCTTGAGGTTGGTGGAATAGTGAACATTGAACGAAGTTTAAAGGCTGGAGATAGACTAGAAGGTCATTTTGTTTTAGGACATGTGGATGGTGTAGGAATAATTAAAAAAATTCAAAAAAAACCCAAAGAGGTTCAAGTTTGGTTTGAAGTACCTAAAAAATTGGCAAAATATGTAGTCAAAAAGGGTTCTATTGCAGTTGATGGAATAAGTTTGACAGTAACTGACATCAAAAAAAATCTTGCATCTGTTTCATTAATTCCTCATACAATTGAGGTTACTAATTTTCAAACAAAAAAAGTAGGCGACAAAGTTAATATTGAAACTGACATTCTCGGAAAATATATTCTAAAATAA
- a CDS encoding response regulator, with the protein MSRSVIIIDDDEDTVRLFSEFLEEKGINIVGNGFDGITAVKLYKKLKPDVTLIDINMPNGSGFYAIKKIQEIEPKARIIAVTADTSTVTEEKLQKLNVTIVQKPFNIEHVISSINT; encoded by the coding sequence ATGAGCAGATCTGTTATTATCATTGATGATGATGAGGATACTGTTCGACTATTTTCTGAATTTCTAGAAGAAAAAGGAATCAATATTGTAGGAAATGGATTTGATGGTATTACTGCTGTGAAACTATATAAAAAATTGAAACCTGATGTTACTCTTATTGATATTAACATGCCTAATGGTTCTGGATTTTATGCAATCAAAAAAATCCAAGAGATTGAACCTAAAGCACGTATAATTGCAGTGACAGCTGATACTAGTACAGTAACTGAGGAAAAATTACAAAAACTGAATGTAACTATAGTTCAAAAACCCTTCAATATTGAACATGTTATATCAAGCATAAACACCTAA
- the ribB gene encoding 3,4-dihydroxy-2-butanone-4-phosphate synthase, with protein MSLETALQSLKRGEFVLLFDSAGRENEIDMMVAAEFVTPEHVARMRQHAGGLLCIAIDNQFANSLELKYMHDILADSSISNKEMIMGLAPYGDHPTFSLSVNHYQTYTGITDNDRSLTIREMANIYNVENKQKKFASSFKTPGHVPLLIASKGLLAARQGHTEMSVYLTQIAGLTPVSAICEMMDAETYTALSVDKAEKFAKQNGIPLIDGKELLEYAKVH; from the coding sequence ATGTCTCTTGAAACTGCACTACAATCTCTAAAAAGAGGAGAATTTGTTCTCTTGTTTGACTCTGCTGGACGAGAAAATGAGATTGATATGATGGTTGCAGCAGAATTTGTTACTCCTGAACATGTTGCCCGAATGCGTCAACATGCTGGTGGATTACTTTGTATTGCAATAGATAATCAATTTGCCAATTCACTTGAACTAAAATACATGCATGACATTTTAGCTGATTCTTCTATATCTAACAAAGAAATGATTATGGGATTAGCTCCTTATGGTGATCATCCAACATTTTCCTTATCTGTAAATCATTATCAAACCTATACTGGAATCACTGATAATGACAGATCATTAACAATACGAGAAATGGCAAATATTTACAATGTTGAAAATAAACAAAAAAAGTTTGCATCATCTTTCAAAACACCAGGACACGTTCCTTTACTTATTGCATCAAAAGGTTTGCTAGCAGCACGTCAAGGACACACAGAAATGTCTGTCTATCTTACACAGATTGCAGGTTTAACCCCAGTATCTGCAATATGTGAAATGATGGATGCTGAAACATATACTGCATTGTCTGTTGATAAAGCCGAAAAGTTTGCAAAACAAAATGGAATTCCATTAATTGATGGAAAAGAACTACTAGAATACGCTAAGGTGCATTAA